The following proteins are co-located in the Camarhynchus parvulus chromosome 19, STF_HiC, whole genome shotgun sequence genome:
- the NOS2 gene encoding LOW QUALITY PROTEIN: nitric oxide synthase, inducible (The sequence of the model RefSeq protein was modified relative to this genomic sequence to represent the inferred CDS: inserted 1 base in 1 codon) translates to MLCPWQFVFKSHAARSQYPREKDINNNVEKNRKIHGSEKDDAKLHNPSKKQMERLPIITSAKPSEGGENLPPNDIKVSNQISGCPRHVRVRNLENGSSFLDTLHLTAKEVINCQTKACQGSLMTPKGLVRGTRDGPVPPEDLLPQARDFLKQYYSSFKEPKIKEQLGRLEAVTKEIERTGTYHLTKDELTFAAKQAWRNAPRCIGRIQWSNLQVFDARDCKTAKEMFEHICHHIQYATNNGNIRSAITVFPPRTDGQHDFRVWNSQLIHYAGYHMPDGSVLGDPATVEFTQLCIELGWKPKFGRFDVLPLVLQANGQDPEIFELPPEIVLQVPMEHPKYEWFKELELKWYALPAVASMLLEAGGLEFTACPFNGWYMGTEIGVRDFCDAQRYNVLKEVGRRMALETNKLSSLWKDRAVVEINVAVLHSFQKQNVTIMDHHSASESFLKYMQSEYRARGGCPADWVWIVPPMSGSITPVFHQEMLNYVLTPFYYYQVDAWKTHVWHDETRRPRKKEIKFSILAKAVLFASSLMRGVVATRAKVTVIFATETGKSETLANNLCSLFSCAFSTKILCMDEYNICDLENETLLLVVTSTFGNGDSPGNGKALKDSLLRLKLLRNKIRYAVFGLGSSMYPEFCAFAHAIDQKLAQLGASQLTPVGEGDELNGQEEAFRTWAVSAFKAACDIFNVRGRHSIQLPEIYTSEESWDPTSYRVVHDSQPMDLAKALTNIHTKDVIPMKLKFRQNLQSSKSSRVTILVKLQCETNQEVYYLPGDHIGIFPGNQAELVHGIIARVKDAPPAGQTIRLETCIDGGYWASHKKIPACTLPEALTYLLDITTPPSQQLLKKFSQLVTTEGDKQRLEVLCQVKEYNKWKFYNSPNILEVLEEFPSAEVSTAFLLTQLPLLKPRYYSVSSSCDMTAREIHLTVAVVNYRTRDGEGPLHHGVCSTWLNTIELNETVPCFIRSANEFHLPEEPAKPCILIAXGTGIAPFRSFWLQRLHDLEHRGLRGGDMTLLFGCRQPDLDHIYREETEEMKRRGVLRGVYTAYSRLPGQEKVYVQDILQGQLEARVCEVLHGQQGHVYVCGDVRMARDVAAALRALLARALQLSPQQANEYLQQLKSQKRYHEDIFGAVFPHEVKRALQPTS, encoded by the exons CTCAGAAAAGGACGATGCCAAATTGCACAATCCCAGCAAGAAGCAGATGGAGAGGCTGCCTATCATAACTTCAGCAAAGCCCAGTGAGGGAGGAGAG AATCTCCCTCCAAATGACATCAAAGTTTCAAACCAAATATCAGGATGTCCAAGACATGTAAGAGTAAGAAACTTGGAAAATGGATCCAGCTTTCTTGACACACTACACCTGACTGCAAAAGAg GTTATCAACTGCCAGACCAAAGCCTGCCAAGGGTCACTCATGACCCCAAAGGGCCTGGTGAGAGGTACCAGAGATGGGCCAGTTCCACCAGAGGATCTTTTACCTCAGGCAAGAGACTTCCTCAAGCAATATTACAGTTCATTTAAAGA GCCAAAAATCAAAGAACAGCTGGGCCGGCTGGAAGCAGTGACCAAGGAGATAGAAAGAACAGGAACCTACCACCTGACAAAGGATGAGCTGACCTTTGCTGCCAAGCAGGCCTGGAGGAATGCACCCAGGTGCATCGGGAGAATCCAGTGGTCCAACCTGCAG GTATTTGATGCACGGGACTGTAAAACAGCCAAGGAAATGTTTGAGCATATCTGTCATCATATTCAGTATGCCACAAACAATGGCAATATAAG GTCAGCCATCACAGTGTTCCCACCCCGGACGGATGGGCAGCACGATTTCCGCGTGTGGAACAGCCAGCTGATCCACTACGCTGGCTACCACATGCCAGATGGCTCTGTCCTTGGGGACCCTGCCACTGTGGAGTTCACTCAG TTGTGCATCGAGCTTGGGTGGAAGCCGAAATTTGGCCGCTTTGATGTACTTCCACTTGTTCTCCAAGCAAATGGCCAAGACccagaaatatttgaattacCTCCAGAAATTGTCCTCCAAGTGCCAATGGAGCATCCAAA GTACGAGTGGTttaaggagctggagctgaagtGGTATGCGCTGCCTGCGGTGGCCAGCATGCTGCTGGAGGCGGGAGGGCTGGAGTTCACCGCGTGCCCTTTCAACGGCTGGTACATGGGCACCGAGATCGGAGTGCGCGACTTCTGCGACGCGCAGCGCTACAACGTCCTGAAG GAGGTAGGGAGGAGAATGGCActggaaacaaacaaactgtCATCATTATGGAAGGACCGAGCTGTTGTAGAGATCAATGTGGCTGTGCTTCACAGCTTCCAG AAACAGAATGTGACCATCATGGATCACCACTCTGCCTCTGAGTCCTTCCTGAAGTACATGCAGAGCGAGTACCGTGCGCGGGGCGGCTGCCCGGCTGACTGGGTGTGGATTGTGCCTCCCATGTCAGGCAGCATAACCCCTGTCTTCCACCAAGAGATGTTGAACTATGTCCTCACTCCCTTCTATTACTACCAG gtgGATGCATGGAAAACACATGTGTGGCATGATGAGACCCGGAggccaaggaaaaaagaaataaagtttaGCATCTTGGCAAA ggctgtgctctttGCATCCTCGCTCATGCGAGGAGTGGTGGCCACCAGGGCCAAGGTCACCGTGATCTTCGCGACAGAGACGGGCAAGTCAGAGACCCTGGCCAACAACCTGTGCAGCCTGTTCAGCTGTGCCTTCAGCACCAAG ATCCTGTGCATGGATGAGTACAATATTTGTgacctggaaaatgaaacacTTCTTTTAGTGGTTACTAGCACTTTTGGAAATGGAGATTCTCCAGGTAACGGAAAG GCCTTGAAGGACTCCTTGCTCAGACTGAAActgctgagaaataaaattag GTATGCTGTGTTTGGTCTGGGGTCCAGCATGTACCCAGAGTTCTGTGCCTTTGCTCATGCCATTGACCAAAAACTGGCCCAGCTCGGGGCTTCCCAGCTCACTCCAGTGGGTGAAGGGGATGAGCTCAATGGGCAAGAAGAAGCGTTCCGCACCTGGGCAGTCAGTGCTTTCAAG GCTGCCTGTGACATTTTTAATGTCCGTGGGAGACACAGTATTCAGTTGCCTGAGATCTACACCTCTGAGGAAAGCTGGGACCCTACCAGTTACAGAGTAGTGCATGACTCCCAGCCCATGGACCTGGCTAAAG CTCTTACAAACATTCATACCAAGGATGTAATTCCCATGAAGCTGAAATTCAGGCAGAATCTTCAAAGTTCGAAGTCCAG TCGTGTCACCATTCTGGTTAAACTTCAGTGTGAGACTAACCAGGAAGTGTACTACCTTCCTGGGGATCACATCGGGATTTTCCCAGGCAACCAGGCAGAATTAGTCCATGGCATCATTGCACGTGTCAAGGACGCCCCTCCAGCTGGTCAAACCATCAGGCTTGAAACCTGCATTGATG GTGGGTACTGGGCAAGTCACAAAAAGATTCCAGCCTGCACGCTACCTGAGGCTTTGACATACTTGCTCGATATCACTACTCCACCCTCCCAGCAACTGCTAAAAAAATTCTCCCAGCTGGTGACAACAGAAGGAGACAAGCAGAGGTTGGAGGTGCTGTGTCAGGTGA AGGAATACAATAAATGGAAGTTTTACAACAGCCCAAACATCCTGGAGGTCCTGGAGGAGTTCCCCTCTGCTGAGGTCtccacagctttcctgctgACTCAGCTGCCACTTCTGAAGCCCAGGTACTATTCTGTCAGCTCCTCCTGTGACATGACAGCCAGAGAGATCCATCTGACAGTTGCAGTTGTAAACTACAGGACAAGAG ATGGAGAAGGGCCTTTGCACCATGGAGTCTGCAGCACGTGGCTGAACACAATAGAGCTCAATGAAACTGTTCCCTGCTTCATCCGCag TGCTAATGAGTTCCACCTCCCCGAGGAACCAGCCAAGCCCTGCATTCTGATCG CGGGCACGGGCATTGCTCCCTTCAGGAGCTTCTGGCTGCAGCGCCTCCATGACCTGGAGCACAGAG GGCTCAGAGGAGGGGACATGACCTTGCTGTTCGGCTGCCGGCAGCCAGACCTGGACCACATCTACAgggaggagactgaggagatGAAGAGGAGGGGAGTCCTGAGAGGTGTCTACACAGCTTACTCCAGACTGCCTGGCCAAGAGAAA GTCTATGTCCAGGAcatcctgcaggggcagctggaggccCGCGTGTGCGAGGTGCTGCACGGGCAGCAGGGCCACGTCTACGTGTGCGGGGACGTGCGCATGGCGCGGGACGTGGCCGCGGCGCTGCGGGCGCTGCTCGCCCGGGCCCTGCAACTCAGCCCGCAGCAGGCGAACGAgtacctgcagcagctcaag AGCCAAAAGCGATACCATGAAGATATATTTGGGGCTGTGTTCCCACATGAAGTCAAAAGAGCTTTGCAACCCACCAGCTGA